A part of Methanomassiliicoccales archaeon genomic DNA contains:
- a CDS encoding purine-binding chemotaxis protein CheW: protein MRRRREKIEISGDEEQLVSFKLGKETFAVSVSQVREIVKVHDITRIPKMPHYVEGVMNLRGQVTTVIDLKKRFNISTSDDQGRTAQSRIIVAEIGDNQLGIVVDSIEDVMRVSRSTISPPPKTLSMGVDTRFLTGICKTPDKLIMLLDLNNIIIADADPNRIVPTQEPEKGEVA, encoded by the coding sequence ATGAGAAGGAGACGGGAGAAGATCGAGATCTCAGGGGACGAGGAACAGCTTGTCTCTTTCAAGCTCGGAAAGGAGACCTTCGCCGTGAGCGTCTCCCAGGTCAGAGAGATCGTCAAGGTCCATGACATCACGCGCATCCCAAAGATGCCGCATTATGTCGAGGGCGTGATGAACCTACGTGGTCAGGTCACCACCGTCATCGACCTGAAGAAGAGGTTCAACATCTCGACCTCGGACGACCAAGGCAGGACGGCGCAGTCGAGGATCATAGTCGCCGAGATCGGGGACAACCAGCTGGGGATAGTCGTCGATTCGATAGAGGACGTCATGCGGGTGTCAAGGTCGACGATATCGCCACCTCCTAAGACCTTGTCGATGGGGGTCGATACAAGGTTCCTGACAGGTATCTGCAAGACCCCGGACAAGCTGATAATGCTCCTCGATCTGAACAACATCATAATCGCGGATGCGGACCCGAACAGGATCGTTCCAACTCAGGAACCAGAGAAAGGTGAAGTGGCATGA
- a CDS encoding response regulator: MSEPKSVLIVDDSMVMRSMIKDVLSKNGFNVVGQAKNGQEAVALYQQLRPNLITMDVVMPGETGIDVVKKIMAVDPSAKVLMVSGLNQKNLVIQAMENGAKDYIVKPFDPQDLLRAANKVVNG, encoded by the coding sequence ATGAGCGAGCCGAAGTCTGTGCTTATAGTGGACGACTCGATGGTCATGAGGTCGATGATAAAGGACGTTCTTTCAAAGAACGGTTTCAACGTTGTGGGGCAGGCCAAGAACGGTCAGGAGGCGGTGGCGTTGTACCAGCAGCTGAGACCGAACCTGATAACGATGGACGTGGTCATGCCTGGTGAGACAGGGATCGATGTCGTCAAGAAGATAATGGCCGTGGACCCTTCCGCCAAGGTGCTCATGGTCTCCGGACTGAACCAGAAGAACCTGGTCATCCAGGCGATGGAGAACGGCGCGAAGGATTACATCGTCAAGCCTTTCGACCCCCAGGACCTTCTGAGGGCGGCGAACAAGGTGGTAAACGGTTAA
- a CDS encoding universal stress protein has translation MRVLLATDGKPHSEKAVEYGFALYKQFKPTFVALYVVDPRSGIEKDKDIKNGMRVLGRLKIRGADIGIEVATLLEAGDPMETILLAAQRIKADAIVLGKTTDRSTGGGLLGGSKSISEFIIKNSTCPVIVVKSGSP, from the coding sequence ATGAGGGTGCTCCTGGCAACAGATGGGAAACCTCATTCCGAGAAAGCGGTGGAGTACGGCTTTGCGCTGTACAAGCAGTTCAAACCCACCTTTGTCGCGCTTTATGTGGTGGACCCTAGGTCCGGGATCGAGAAGGACAAGGACATAAAGAACGGGATGCGGGTCCTTGGCCGCCTGAAGATAAGAGGGGCGGACATCGGCATCGAGGTCGCCACGTTGTTGGAGGCCGGGGACCCGATGGAGACCATACTGTTGGCGGCGCAGCGCATCAAGGCGGATGCCATCGTCCTGGGGAAGACGACCGACAGGTCGACAGGAGGAGGTCTGCTGGGCGGCAGCAAGAGCATATCGGAGTTCATCATCAAGAATTCCACATGCCCCGTGATAGTTGTGAAGTCCGGATCGCCGTGA
- a CDS encoding chemotaxis protein CheA: MDRSSYLEAFIEEVKENLEAVNKMLLQIEETGYDDGAMNEAYRLLHTVKGTAGVVGVLPVQEVAHIMEDHLDVLRSEKRSPPKELMDMFFKALDTIERMISELEEGSNIVTDASDIVSKLKECKGTATLDISPEKSGAHETSRLVLTDEMAIEAERASKEGKVPHLVKITFEADLKMREGRAYQLRKKISEKGDLIAMMPEMGSVNDETSEMEFLVATRCEADELRRIAMDVIGVYDSKVTRMEQVQPIRKEANGQCDVKEQPGSSSTTIRVKSKLLDQMLDLVGEIMINNIRVNQIASNLKNRELKQSLQNNARLMTQMQEIVLRTRMVPVDFIFKRFPRMVRDICNDLGKDVDFVMKGTDIEIDRALLDRIGEALVHILRNAVDHGIERPDQRVASGKRPKGSLILSAFQEQSNVIITIEDDGKGLDYKKIAAKAVEKGLVHEEEVAVMDEKEILNFIFLPGFSTADKVTSVSGRGVGLDVVRTKIEGMGGFVKVESQPGKGTKFTLRLPPSMSIIRAMLVEINQEKYAIPLDNVRETVKVPVDSIREFAGNGMFRLRDEVLPVLSVEEEFGGTRSEGHDVSAVIVEKNDSRGCLIVSKLIGQQEIVVKNVDRSLRSTGFFSGATILGDGKVAMILDVGAFL; this comes from the coding sequence ATGGACAGGTCGAGCTACCTAGAGGCTTTCATTGAAGAGGTGAAGGAGAACCTCGAGGCGGTCAACAAGATGTTGCTCCAGATAGAGGAGACCGGCTATGACGATGGCGCGATGAACGAGGCCTATCGTCTGCTTCACACCGTGAAAGGGACCGCCGGCGTGGTCGGTGTTCTCCCCGTCCAAGAGGTCGCGCACATCATGGAGGACCATCTGGATGTGCTGAGGTCGGAGAAGCGCTCTCCCCCCAAGGAGCTGATGGACATGTTCTTCAAGGCCCTTGACACCATAGAGAGGATGATCTCGGAGCTCGAAGAAGGTTCCAATATAGTGACCGATGCCAGCGATATCGTTTCAAAGCTGAAGGAATGCAAAGGGACGGCCACGCTCGATATTTCCCCCGAAAAGAGCGGGGCCCATGAAACATCGAGGCTTGTTCTTACCGATGAGATGGCCATCGAGGCCGAGAGGGCGTCAAAAGAAGGGAAGGTACCCCATCTGGTCAAGATAACTTTCGAGGCGGACCTGAAGATGAGGGAGGGGCGTGCCTATCAGCTGAGGAAAAAAATCTCCGAAAAAGGGGACCTCATCGCCATGATGCCTGAGATGGGGTCCGTGAACGATGAGACCTCCGAAATGGAGTTCTTGGTGGCGACCAGGTGCGAAGCGGACGAGCTGAGGCGGATCGCCATGGACGTCATCGGTGTCTATGATTCCAAGGTCACGAGGATGGAGCAGGTGCAACCCATCAGGAAAGAGGCCAACGGACAATGCGACGTGAAGGAGCAGCCGGGGAGCTCGTCCACAACCATCAGGGTCAAGAGCAAGCTCCTGGACCAGATGCTGGACCTGGTCGGGGAGATAATGATAAACAACATCCGCGTCAATCAGATAGCGAGCAATCTCAAGAACAGAGAGCTGAAGCAGTCCCTGCAGAACAACGCCAGATTGATGACGCAGATGCAGGAGATCGTCCTAAGGACAAGGATGGTCCCTGTGGATTTCATATTCAAAAGGTTCCCAAGGATGGTCCGGGACATATGCAATGACCTTGGGAAGGATGTTGACTTCGTGATGAAGGGGACGGACATAGAGATAGACCGTGCCCTCCTTGACAGGATCGGAGAGGCCCTGGTGCACATTCTCAGGAACGCCGTCGACCACGGTATCGAACGGCCGGACCAGAGGGTCGCCTCCGGTAAGAGGCCGAAAGGGTCCCTCATCCTTTCCGCGTTCCAGGAACAGAGCAATGTCATCATAACTATCGAGGATGACGGGAAAGGGCTTGATTACAAGAAGATCGCCGCCAAGGCGGTGGAGAAGGGGCTGGTCCATGAGGAAGAGGTGGCCGTAATGGACGAGAAGGAGATCCTTAACTTCATATTCCTCCCTGGGTTCAGCACCGCCGACAAGGTCACGTCGGTCTCCGGAAGGGGCGTGGGATTGGACGTCGTCAGAACGAAGATCGAGGGCATGGGGGGATTCGTCAAGGTCGAGTCACAGCCCGGCAAGGGGACGAAGTTCACCCTCAGGCTTCCCCCGAGCATGTCCATCATAAGGGCGATGCTCGTGGAGATCAACCAAGAAAAATACGCCATACCGCTCGACAATGTCAGAGAGACCGTAAAAGTGCCCGTGGACAGCATCAGGGAGTTCGCTGGCAACGGGATGTTCAGGTTGAGGGATGAGGTCCTGCCGGTCCTGAGCGTTGAAGAGGAGTTCGGCGGGACCAGGTCGGAAGGCCATGATGTTTCGGCGGTCATCGTTGAGAAGAACGACTCGAGGGGGTGCCTGATAGTGTCCAAATTGATCGGACAACAGGAGATCGTCGTCAAGAACGTCGACAGAAGCCTCCGCTCCACAGGATTCTTCTCAGGGGCCACGATCCTCGGGGACGGCAAGGTGGCGATGATATTGGACGTGGGGGCGTTCCTATGA
- a CDS encoding PAS domain-containing protein yields the protein MSDRGYDDGEEDVMVKDDQDDYGPARRRSVFKDFCNVLKNFVTVDELDYKSEKDLVAHMDEDRAVMHTNKDLEVTYITSRCKELLGLKDEVIGKSVASAIPTSGMNKDHLEEVRRALVVNGERFRTLTVSYEKGRDLRWIQFSIEKSTDASGAVDKLIWTCKDVTGSVLFGSKGTKADQDVRPFIEAVPIPLLLLGKDLRPRSWNGPFLDLFGMESPASDRLLDLMLQKVVDAKKLRSALLSDPDDVVDPVTFDLVDGRRLIAVRSDKRIGEDVLWSFKEAMTKEAAADMGRKTVDNLPVNVWETDAGFKVLSATKGLERLLGHEVDDMVGYSLMNIVCDEDRDRLRSHLRSIKARPSSIEVRMLKADGDVLWMRLDCQRLSGDKGLQPGYMIVGGDVSEKKFMERSLSDLVYIFNFLMNHIHEGVWIIDQNNRLVQWNMMMESITGVHSSDALGKTLEDLSSECEGFDEVAKAARNVVEKKRSLPFNNQVEVSLRPVNGVGSDVVVEMSQMMTENGRVVMGVCSLKRPIVHAVPALGAGDVFKNIVDNSPDLIVDISTEGEVLYCNKTMEKIVGRDVGQLIGYSIKDLFMDWPVETYSQAAEGATLEPFDLDVVDTDGRTRTYHINRISFDKETSSSQFYGREMTEVIETKKMLGMSEEMKRLLLETHPAPVFLTDPLGSVVYMNREARRVFGSESEVGCLENILDPVGLAMYAECVDGMEKGGPMKRVSLDFHDREGRTHRADVDVEPIADKEGAIASYLVIFSNLEAPGTGEDGLARTLGTADDLSGPSWMEDRACLEVEQKEEEGGIISTIEEEVELLEIANDNNDVITEEEEQGPGQNGRAEVADEAAHDPTSSSPRWIPLRAICDAALEEHGEDAEPMGTIDNIEIFAVPDAMNVISELVDNSFTHGVTTSKVDVKFFIGDKGGYLVVEDDGKGIPPEKKGRIFDKGPGDEVHALCRLRNTLATTGIVIDEVSEQGRGARFELFIPDDRYRRIK from the coding sequence ATGAGCGACCGCGGATATGACGATGGGGAGGAGGATGTCATGGTCAAGGATGACCAGGATGATTACGGCCCCGCGAGAAGAAGGAGCGTTTTCAAGGACTTCTGCAACGTGCTCAAGAATTTCGTCACCGTCGACGAGCTTGATTATAAGAGCGAGAAGGACCTCGTCGCGCATATGGACGAGGACAGGGCCGTCATGCACACGAACAAGGACCTTGAGGTAACTTACATAACATCAAGATGCAAAGAGCTGCTTGGCCTCAAGGACGAGGTCATCGGAAAGAGCGTCGCATCGGCCATCCCGACGAGCGGAATGAACAAGGATCACCTGGAAGAGGTCAGGAGGGCGCTGGTCGTCAACGGGGAGAGGTTCAGGACACTTACGGTGAGCTATGAGAAGGGCAGGGATCTGCGATGGATTCAGTTCTCCATCGAGAAGTCCACGGATGCTTCTGGTGCCGTAGATAAACTGATATGGACCTGCAAGGACGTGACAGGCTCTGTGCTCTTCGGGAGCAAAGGTACCAAGGCTGACCAGGATGTTAGGCCTTTCATAGAGGCGGTGCCGATCCCTTTATTGTTGTTGGGCAAGGACCTTAGACCGAGGTCATGGAACGGCCCGTTCCTGGACCTGTTCGGAATGGAGAGCCCGGCCTCAGACAGGCTGTTGGACCTTATGCTTCAAAAGGTGGTGGATGCGAAAAAACTTCGTTCCGCCCTTCTCTCCGACCCTGATGACGTTGTGGACCCGGTGACGTTCGACCTTGTTGACGGGAGGAGATTGATCGCCGTCAGGTCCGACAAGAGAATCGGCGAAGATGTCCTTTGGTCCTTCAAGGAGGCCATGACCAAAGAAGCCGCGGCGGATATGGGAAGGAAGACCGTCGACAACCTGCCTGTGAACGTGTGGGAAACAGATGCTGGATTCAAGGTACTCTCCGCGACCAAAGGTCTTGAGAGGCTCCTTGGTCATGAGGTCGATGACATGGTGGGATACTCCCTGATGAACATCGTCTGCGACGAGGACCGGGATAGGCTGAGATCTCATCTGAGGTCCATCAAGGCAAGACCTAGCAGCATCGAGGTGCGCATGCTCAAGGCCGATGGGGATGTCCTCTGGATGAGATTGGACTGCCAAAGGCTCTCAGGGGACAAGGGCCTTCAACCAGGATACATGATAGTCGGCGGTGACGTCTCAGAGAAGAAGTTCATGGAGCGGTCGCTGTCGGACCTTGTCTATATCTTCAATTTCCTCATGAACCATATCCATGAAGGCGTCTGGATCATCGACCAGAACAACCGCCTTGTCCAATGGAACATGATGATGGAATCGATAACGGGCGTGCATTCCTCTGATGCCTTGGGAAAGACCCTTGAGGACCTTTCATCCGAATGCGAAGGGTTCGATGAGGTGGCGAAGGCTGCGCGCAATGTCGTCGAGAAGAAGAGGAGCCTGCCGTTCAACAACCAGGTCGAGGTATCACTCAGACCTGTGAATGGCGTCGGGTCCGACGTCGTGGTCGAGATGTCCCAGATGATGACGGAGAACGGCAGGGTCGTGATGGGGGTCTGCTCGCTGAAGAGGCCGATCGTGCACGCCGTCCCCGCGTTGGGCGCCGGTGACGTGTTCAAGAACATCGTCGACAACTCGCCCGACCTCATCGTGGACATCTCTACCGAGGGGGAGGTTCTCTACTGCAACAAGACCATGGAAAAGATCGTTGGAAGGGATGTCGGTCAATTGATAGGGTACAGCATCAAGGACCTCTTCATGGATTGGCCTGTCGAAACATATAGCCAGGCCGCGGAAGGGGCGACCTTGGAACCGTTCGACCTTGACGTGGTCGACACGGACGGGAGGACAAGGACCTATCATATCAACAGGATATCCTTTGACAAGGAGACGAGCTCGTCACAGTTCTACGGAAGGGAGATGACGGAGGTCATTGAGACGAAGAAGATGCTAGGCATGAGCGAGGAGATGAAGAGGCTCCTGCTGGAGACGCATCCTGCGCCCGTGTTCCTGACCGACCCTCTTGGGAGCGTCGTGTACATGAACAGAGAGGCAAGACGTGTGTTCGGGAGCGAGAGCGAGGTCGGATGCCTCGAGAACATACTGGACCCTGTAGGTCTCGCGATGTACGCTGAGTGCGTCGATGGGATGGAGAAGGGCGGTCCGATGAAAAGGGTCTCCCTGGACTTCCACGACAGGGAAGGGAGGACCCATAGGGCCGACGTCGATGTCGAACCGATCGCCGACAAGGAGGGCGCCATAGCCAGCTATCTTGTCATATTCAGCAACCTGGAGGCTCCCGGGACCGGAGAGGATGGCCTGGCAAGGACGTTGGGGACCGCAGACGACCTTTCAGGGCCCTCATGGATGGAGGATAGGGCATGCCTCGAGGTCGAGCAGAAAGAGGAAGAGGGGGGCATAATCAGCACGATCGAAGAAGAGGTCGAACTGCTGGAGATCGCAAATGACAATAATGATGTCATCACAGAAGAGGAGGAGCAAGGACCAGGACAGAATGGACGAGCGGAGGTCGCTGATGAGGCCGCGCATGATCCGACCTCCTCGTCTCCCCGTTGGATACCGTTAAGGGCGATCTGCGATGCCGCCTTGGAAGAGCACGGCGAGGACGCAGAACCGATGGGGACCATCGACAATATAGAGATCTTCGCGGTCCCAGATGCAATGAATGTGATTTCGGAGCTGGTGGACAACTCTTTCACCCATGGGGTCACCACGAGCAAGGTGGATGTAAAGTTCTTCATAGGTGACAAGGGAGGATATCTTGTCGTCGAGGACGATGGGAAAGGGATACCTCCTGAGAAGAAGGGAAGGATATTCGACAAGGGGCCGGGCGACGAGGTCCATGCCCTATGCAGGTTGAGGAACACCCTTGCGACCACTGGTATCGTAATAGATGAGGTGAGCGAACAGGGCAGGGGCGCACGTTTCGAGCTCTTCATCCCCGACGACAGGTACCGTAGGATAAAATGA
- a CDS encoding chemotaxis protein CheC: MYVQLLKEREKKMIGPQGGTLYNERTEDVEFKEIEIDALREAGNIGASHASTALSSLIKATVLVDVPDCIVCRTEKLPRSIGEPFETTVATFFQVYGKGQGNLIMIMPLETAGRLADLMLGRANEPRSMLDDDQTSAIAEMGNICTSAYLNAMAQFLGTTLLPSPPGVAVDSLQAILQFPAQLVAQEAEYVVVLKTRFVIEEEIYRGCFIFLPDPESQRMLLAKFKVDEMT; this comes from the coding sequence GTGTATGTACAGCTACTTAAGGAGCGTGAAAAGAAGATGATCGGGCCTCAGGGAGGGACCCTTTATAACGAGAGAACGGAGGATGTCGAGTTCAAGGAGATCGAGATCGATGCATTGAGGGAAGCTGGCAACATTGGCGCCTCTCATGCGAGCACGGCGCTGTCAAGCCTGATAAAAGCGACCGTGCTCGTCGATGTACCTGACTGTATCGTTTGTCGGACCGAGAAGCTACCCCGCTCCATCGGAGAGCCTTTCGAGACCACCGTCGCCACGTTCTTCCAGGTGTATGGAAAAGGTCAGGGGAACCTCATCATGATAATGCCTTTGGAGACCGCTGGAAGATTGGCCGACCTGATGCTAGGGAGGGCGAACGAGCCCCGGTCGATGCTGGACGACGACCAGACGAGCGCGATAGCCGAGATGGGGAACATATGCACGTCCGCATATCTCAACGCCATGGCGCAGTTCCTCGGAACGACCTTGCTGCCATCTCCTCCTGGTGTGGCCGTCGATTCTCTCCAGGCGATACTGCAGTTCCCGGCACAGCTGGTCGCCCAGGAGGCGGAATATGTGGTGGTGCTGAAGACCAGGTTCGTGATCGAGGAGGAGATCTACCGTGGATGCTTCATCTTCCTGCCAGACCCTGAGTCGCAACGCATGCTGTTGGCCAAGTTCAAGGTCGATGAGATGACATGA